Proteins from one Pirellulales bacterium genomic window:
- a CDS encoding helix-turn-helix domain-containing protein, with amino-acid sequence MALSYRGVARALGVSERTVWAMVNDGRLRAARIGRSVRVPRAELERFLAAAQEGGDQ; translated from the coding sequence ATGGCACTGAGCTATCGGGGGGTGGCGCGGGCGCTGGGAGTGAGCGAGCGAACGGTGTGGGCGATGGTAAACGATGGCCGGCTGCGGGCGGCGCGGATTGGTCGCAGCGTGCGCGTGCCGCGGGCAGAGCTCGAGCGCTTTCTGGCGGCGGCGCAGGAAGGAGGCGACCAATGA